A window from Listeria seeligeri serovar 1/2b str. SLCC3954 encodes these proteins:
- a CDS encoding flagellar motor switch protein FliG: MAETLKETLEDTMSEQETVTEEETTTDETTTLASESGISRREKAALIIWSLEEEIATEVVDLLPDASKQRLAREMAKMKEMDGGAVEEATKEFLGELELLSGGIAKLDREHLQRLFPDMTTEELNQLIYGVEAESRIGETALDILREIDDVDSLFTIISDESPQTIAMIASYMKPEEASKLLALLPEEKMINTVIGIASLEQFDSEVMQNVSNLLRIKLDTMTNSSLNKTDGIKNVANILNNVTRGLERTIFEYLDVQQAELSERIKEKMFMFEDIILLDNMTLQQVLAEIQDNNKIARALKNEKEELKEKILSCVSKNRRDMITEELEVLGPIRLSDVEQAQQDIANVVKNLEKDGKIVIQRGEQDVLI; this comes from the coding sequence ATGGCAGAAACACTAAAAGAAACCTTAGAAGATACAATGTCTGAGCAAGAAACAGTTACAGAAGAAGAAACGACAACAGATGAAACCACAACACTCGCATCAGAATCAGGTATTTCAAGACGTGAAAAAGCCGCACTTATTATTTGGAGTCTAGAGGAAGAAATCGCGACAGAAGTAGTTGATTTATTACCAGATGCCTCCAAACAACGCCTTGCGCGCGAAATGGCTAAAATGAAAGAAATGGACGGAGGAGCGGTGGAAGAAGCAACCAAAGAATTTTTAGGTGAACTAGAACTTCTTTCCGGAGGCATTGCCAAACTTGACCGTGAACATTTACAACGTTTATTCCCAGATATGACAACAGAAGAGCTCAACCAACTAATTTATGGTGTCGAAGCAGAATCCAGAATCGGCGAAACAGCGTTAGATATTTTACGCGAAATTGATGATGTAGACTCATTATTCACGATAATAAGCGATGAGTCTCCACAAACAATAGCGATGATTGCTTCCTACATGAAACCAGAAGAAGCCTCCAAATTACTCGCACTTTTACCTGAAGAAAAAATGATTAATACCGTCATCGGCATCGCTAGCTTGGAGCAATTTGATAGCGAAGTAATGCAAAATGTATCGAATTTACTCCGAATTAAACTAGACACGATGACGAATAGTTCTCTAAATAAAACGGATGGAATTAAAAATGTCGCAAACATTCTAAATAACGTAACTCGTGGTCTAGAACGGACGATTTTCGAGTATTTAGATGTCCAACAAGCAGAACTTTCCGAACGAATCAAAGAAAAAATGTTTATGTTTGAAGATATTATCTTGCTTGATAATATGACCTTACAACAAGTACTTGCCGAAATTCAAGACAACAACAAAATCGCCCGCGCACTCAAAAACGAAAAAGAAGAACTCAAAGAAAAAATCTTATCTTGCGTATCGAAAAACCGTCGCGATATGATTACCGAAGAACTAGAAGTCTTAGGACCAATCAGACTTTCAGATGTGGAACAAGCACAACAAGATATCGCGAATGTCGTTAAAAACTTAGAAAAAGACGGAAAAATAGTTATTCAACGGGGTGAACAGGATGTCCTTATCTAA